A region of the Curtobacterium flaccumfaciens pv. betae genome:
TCGCGACGAAGGAGTGGCTCGAGCGGGTGCCGTGAGCCCCGTTCCGATCGACGGTGGACGCGACGGCCGGAGCTGAGGGGGGACGTCCCGGCCGCCGCTGGTTCGAGTGTGCGCCTCGACCTCATGAACCAGACGTGTGGATGATGAGAATCCCCCGCGCGGCTGATCCGCTCGCCGCGCAGCCCACGTAGCGTCGCTGCCGTGAACTGGTTGATCTTCCTGGGGGCGGTGGCCGCCGTGGCCGTCGTGGTGTGGATCGCCGATCGCATGGGGTGGATCGACCTGTCGAACAAATCCCAGCGGAGCGGTGGATCCGGAGGCATGGTCGGGATGCTGGACGAGGTGTTCGCTCCGACCCGGCACGAGACGCAAGCCGAGTACGAACGGCAGGCGCGCCTGCCGAAACAGGCCCCGTCACCGGCGGACGACGACCACGATCTGCTCAGCGGCAGCGTGCTCATCCGGGTGCCGACGGTGCGGAGCGCCAGGCGGCACGAGGCGCGCGTGGGGACGCACGACCGCTCGTACTGAGCGGACGGGCGCCGCGCTCGTCTGTGCGTCGCCCGCGTCAGCGCGTCGTGAGCTCCTGGTAGTCCGGGTGCCGCTCGATCCACGCGTGCACGTAGCTGCACTGCGCGACGACCCGGCGTGACGAACTCGCACGCACGTCGTCGAGGGCGTGCTGCACCAGGATCGACGCGTGCCCACCACCGCGGTGCTCGGGATCGACCTCGGTGTGCACGAAGCGGATCTCGTCGCCGTCGATCTCGTACGCCGCGAGGCCGATGACCTCGCCGTCCTCGATCAGGGAGTACTGCTGCTTGTCGGTGTCGTTGCGGACCTCGGGTGCTGCTGCCATGCACTCGACCGTACGCCGGGGCCTGGGCGTGCGGTGCGTGTCCGCTCGGTGCGGTGCGGTGCGGTGCGGTGCGGTGCGGTGCGGTGCGCGTCGAGCGTGCTCGCTCGGTGCGCGACAATGGGTCCGTGCGCAGGGGAGACGACCGAGGCCCGGACCGCGTCGTCCTCGGCGACGCCCTCGACGTGGTCCCCGCCTACCCGGACGGGTCCTTCACACTGGTGTACCTCGACCCGCCGTTCAACACCGGCCGGTACCAGCGCCGGCACGCGACGTCCGCCGTGCCGAAGGCCGACGGTCCCGTGATGGGGTTCCACGGCCGGACCTACGAGCGGGTGCGCGGCGACCTGATGCGCTTCGACGACCGGTTCGAGGACTACTGGTCGTTCCTCGAACCCCGACTCATCGAGGCCTGGCGGCTGCTCGCCGCCGACGGCACGCTGTACCTGCACCTCGACTACCGCGAGTCGCACTACGCCAAGGTGCTGCTCGACGCGCTGTTCGGCCGTGAGTCGTTCCTGAACGAGATCGTCTGGGCCTACGACTTCGGTGCCAAGTCCAAGACGCGCTGGCCCACGAAACACGACACGATCCTGGTCTACGTGAAGGACCCGTCGCGGTACTGGTTCGACTCCGAGGCCGTCGACCGCGAGCCGTACATGGCGCCGGGTCTCGTCACCCCCGAGAAGCGCGAGCGCGGCAAGCTGCCCACCGACGTCTGGTGGCACACGATCGTCTCGCCGACCGGCCGCGAGAAGACCGGCTACCCCACGCAGAAGCCCGAGGGGGTGCTGCGGCGGATCGTGCAGGCGTCCTCACGCGAGGGGGACTGGGTGCTCGACTTCTTCGCGGGCAGTGGGACCACGGGCGCCGTGGCACAGGCGTTGGGGCGGCGGTACGTGCTGGTGGACGACAACCCTGCGGCGATCGACGTGATGCGGAAGCGGTTGCCGGGTGCGTCGTTCGAGGTGGCTGGAGCACCGGAGGCAGCGGCGGGGGACGCGGCGCCGGCGGTCTGAGGCGCGGCACCGAGAACGGCAACGGCTCCCTCGACCCGACGCCCCGACGACCCAACGACCCAACGACCCGAGGGAAAACCGACGCCGATGACCGCCCTGAGGCAGTGGATCGCAGTCACCGTGACCACGATCGCGATCGTCGGCACGACTGCCGGCTGTTCTGGAGGACAGATGGAGAACCGACCGACCCAGGAGCCGGCCGATGCGAAGCGCAGCATCCAGCAGCTCGTCGACGACACGACCGATGCGCTCGGAGGGACGTGGACGGCCCAGGAAGGGCCGCGGCTCGGCACGTGTGAGGACGAGCGCGGCGTCGGTGAGGGTGTGAACTACACGTACATCAAGTCCCGTGCTGATCGCGGCGACGTCGAGCAGGGGATCCGGACGCTCGAGAAGCTGTGGGGCGAGCGCGGACTCGACACGAAGCGGTTCTCCGATGCCGACGCGTCCTCCAGCGGCGTCGACGGCAGCGGGGACGGCGTGGCGAACATCGGGTTCCAGTCCTCCGACCTCGGTGGGGGCGACACGGTCAGTGGTACCTCGGCGTGCGCCGCCGGGGACTACGTCGAGATGCGCGAGCGAGAGCGCTCGTAGCCTCCGCACGGGAGCGTCGATGTCGATGTCGATGTCGATGTCGATGTCGTACGACGTCGACGGTGTCGCCTCCGCGCGGCCGCAACAGTTGCACGCGCGCAGATGCGACGAGGTCGCTGTCGTACGACAGCGACCTCGTCGTTCGGCATCAGCGAGCGAGCGCCCGCGCCGACTACTCCGCGGAGTGCCGCCCGTGCGCGTGCGCGTCGTCAGCGTCCGGCCGGGAGGCCCGGCTCGCCTCCGCCGCATCGGCTCCGGCCCCCTGGGCGTCCGGCTCCACGACCGGGGCGGCGTGGGCAGCCCGGGTCCGGATGGCACCGGTCGTCGTCGGGGGCTCGTCGACCGGCGCAGCCGCCGAGTGCGCACCGTGCGTCGTGGCGTTCGGCAGCGGCGCACGGGTGTCGTCGACCCCGTGCGGCAGCACCGAGACGTCCGACGCCCCGGTGGCCCGGGCGGACCGAGGCTGCACGTCCGGCGACGTCGGCACGTCGGGCGAGGTCGGGACTTCGGCGGAGGACGACCCCGTCGGCACCGGGGCAGCTCCAGGTGCGGCGGCTGCAGCGGCTGCAGCGGCGCTCCCGTCGGACCCCGCACCGGCAGCCGTGCGCGCGGCATCGGCCTGCTCCTGCAGCGCCGAGGTCTTGCGGAGCGGCGGCACCCGGAAGAACCACGTCAGGACGAAGGCGAGCAGGATCACCGCGAGGCCGACGTAGTAGACGCGGACGGCCGAGTCGCTGAACCCGACCAGGAACGGACGGCTGAGCCGGGGGTCCGCCCCGTTCAGGAACGACGTGTCGCTCGTCGCCGAGTCGGTGGACGAGCTCGCGGCCGAGTCGCCGCTCTTGAGCTGCTTGATGAGCGTCGGGGCGACCTGGTCGACGACGTTCTCCCGCTGCCCCTTGTCGGAGTAGTCGATCTGCAGCTTGCTGTCGACGACCGAGGCGTTCGCCTTCGTGGCCGCCGTCTCGAGCGCCTGCTGTTCGGCTGCGGGCTTGGCGTCGTCGACCTGCTGGGCGATGATCGTGTCCGCTGCGGCGGCCGGGACGGTCCCCGCGGCGACCTGCTGCTGCACCGCTGCCGTCACCTGCTTGGTCACGGCGGCGTCGGCGGCCTGCTTCGCCTGCGCGGTGCCCTGGTCGAGACCGTCCTGCACCTTCTTCTGCACCGGGTCGACGATCTTCGCCCAGATCTCGTCCATCACGCCCTGGTTCTTCGACGCGTTCGCGACCGAGGGCGTCATCGCGGCGTTGAGCGCGCTCTTCAGGTCGGACTCGTTCTGCATCGCGGCGCTGATGTTCGTCGGCATCAGGGTGAACAGCACGGAGAGCAGGACAGCGGTGCCCATCGTGCCGCCGATCTGGCGGAAGAACGTCGCGGCGCTCGTGGCGACACCGATGTCCCGCGGTGACACCGAGTTCTGCGCGGCGAGGGTCAGCGTCTGCATGAGCTGTCCGAGTCCGAGCCCGATGCCGAACATGCCGAGCATCAGGAACCACAGGGGCCGGTCGGCGGTCAGGAACGTCAGGACCGTGAAGCCGATCGCCGTGAACGCCGTTCCGGTGATCGGGAAGACCTGGTAGTTGCCGGTGCGGGAGATGATCTGGCCGGAGGCGATCGACGAGATCATCAGGCCGAGCACCATCGGCAGCATGGCGAAGCCGGACTCGGTCGGGGTCACGCCCTTGACGATCTGCAGGTAGAGCGGGATCGTCAGCATCGCGCCGAACATGCCGAAGCCGACGAGCACGGACAGGATCGCGGACATCGAGAACACCCGCGATCCGAAGAGCTTCATCGGCAGGATCGCGTCGTCGCCCATGGCCCGCTCGACGATGATGAACGCGATCAGGCCGAGGGCGCCGATTGCGTAGCAGGCGAAGGCGGCGGGGGAGTCCCAGCCCCATTCGCGGCCCTGCTCGGCGATGAGCAGCAGCGGCACGAGCGTGACGATGACGAGCGTCGCACCCCACCAGTCGATGCGGGGCTTGCCCCGGTCGCCGAACTTCGGCAGGTGCAGGAACGTCAGCACCATGAACAGGGCGATGATGCCGATCGGCACGTTGATCAGGAACACCCAGCGCCAGCCGGCGATGAACAGCAGCTGGTCCGCGCCGGCGAAGACGCCGCCGACGAGCGGACCGATGACGGACGAGATGCCGAAGACCGCCAGGAAGTAGCCCTGGTACTTCGCCCGCTCGCGTGGGGCGAGCATGTCGCCCATGATCGCCAGCGGCAGGGACATCAGACCACCGGCACCCAGGCCCTGCAGCGCGCGGAACCCGGCGAGCATGAGCATCGAGTCGGAGAACGACGCCGCGAACGAACCGACGATGAAGATGCCGATCGCGGTGATGAAGAGCGGCCGGCGACCGAAGATGTCGGAGAGCTTGCCGTAGATCGGGGTCGTCACCGTCGATGCGATGAGGTAGCCGGTGGTGACCCAGGCCTGCTGGTCGAGTCCGTGCAGGTCGTCACCGATGGTGCGGATCGCGGTGCCGACGATCGTCTGGTCGAGGGCACCGAGGAACATGCCGGCCATCAGGCCGTAGATCACCAACAGGATCTGTCGGTGGTTCATCACGACGTTGGACGCCGTGGTGGGGGCCGCGGGGGCGGTCGCCGTCTGGGTCATGAGCAGGGTCTCCCGGGGTACCGATGCGCTGGCAGAACGATTTTTGCGCTGCCTGCAAAGTTACAACTACCGCAAGTGCTCGGTCGCACCGAGACGGCTTCCTGAGTGGATCGCAGTCACGGTACGCCCAGTGGGCCCAGGTTGCACACGGCCTGGAGGCCCGGCTCGGTTCCGGCGGACGGGCTGCGGTGTCCGAGACCCGCAGCCCGTCCGACGAGGGCGCTACGCGCCCAGGGCTGCGTCGACGATCTCCTTGGCCTCACGCTGCACCTGCTCGAGGTGCTCCTGCCCGACGAAGCTCTCCGCGTAGATCTTGTAGACGTCCTCGGTGCCCGACGGGCGCGCGGCGAACCACGCCTTGTCAGTGACGACCTTCACACCGCCGACGGCTGCGTCGTTGCCCGGGGCCTTCGACAGCTTCGCGGTGATCGGGTCACCGGCCAGGGTGTCCGCGGTGATGGCGTCGCCGTCGAGCTTGCCGAGGCGGGCCTTCTGCTCCTTCGAGGCCGCGGCGTCGACGCGCTGGTAGACCGGGGCACCGAAGCGTTCGGTCAGCTCGGCGTAGAGCTGCGACGGGGTCTTGCCGGTGACGGCGACGATCTCGGACGCCAGGAGCGCCAGGATGATGCCGTCCTTGTCGGTGGTCCACGCGGTGCCGTCGGTGCGCAGGAACGACGCACCCGCGGATTCCTCGCCGCCGAAGGCCACGGAGCCGTCGATCAGGCCGGGGACGAACCACTTGAAGCCGACCGGGACCTCCCACAGGCGACGGCCCAGGGACTCGGCGACGCGGTCGATGATGCTCGACGACACCAGGGTCTTGCCGATCGCGGCGTCGTCGCGCCACTCGGGCCGGTGCGCGTAGAGGTACTCGATCGCGACCGCGAGGTAGTGGTTCGGGTTCATCAGTCCGCCGTCGGGCGTGACGATGCCGTGCCGGTCGGAGTCGGCGTCGTTACCCGTCAGCACGTCGAAGTCGTCCTTGCGCGCGAGCACCGAAGCCATCGCCGAGGGGCTCGACGGGTCCATCCGGATCTTGCCGTCCCAGTCGAGCGTCATGAACGCCCACGTGGGGTCGACCTCGGGGTTCACGACGGTCAGGTCGAGTCCGTAGTGGTCGCGGATGGCGTTCCAGTACGGCAGCGAGGCGCCACCGAGCGGGTCTGCACCGATCTTCACGCCGGCACGCTTGATCGCGGCGATGTCGATGATGTTCTCGAGGTCGGCGACGTACGTGTTCAGGAAGTCGTAGCGCTCGGGCGCGGCGTCCTCGGTGCGCTGCACCTCGGCGTTGCCGCCCTCGATGATCGCGTTCGCCCGGTTCGCGATCCAGCTCGTGGCGTGGCTGTCGGCGGGACCACCGTGCGGCGGGTTGTACTTGAAGCCGCCGTCGCGGGGCGGGTTGTGGCTCGGCGTGATGACGATGCCGTCGGCCGTGTCCGGGTTGCCGGCGCGGTTGTAGCGGATGATCGCGTGGCTCAGCGCGGGCGTCGGCACGAAACCGTCCTGGCTGTCGGCGAGCACGCGCACGCCGTTGGCGGCGAGGACCTGCAGAGCGGTCTGCTCGGCGGGGGCCGAGAGCGCGTGGGTGTCGCGGCCGATGAAGAGCGGCCCGTCGGTGCCCTGGTCGCGGCGGTACTCCACGATCGCCTGCGTGATGGCGGCGATGTGGGTGTCGTTGAAGGCGGTGTCGAGCGACGACCCGCGGTGTCCGGACGTGCCGAACACGACCTTCTGCTCGGGGGCCGAGACGTCGGGCACTCGGTCGTGGTAGGCGGCGAGGAGCTCGTCGAGGTCGACGAGGTCGTCTGCGGTCGCTGGGGTGCCGGCGCGGTCGTTCATGCGTCCATCCTGGCATCGGCCGCCCTGGCGCGTTCGGGGGAAGTGCACCGGAGGTCGGGGGAACGCGAGCGAGCGGCCGCCCAACCCGGGTTGAGGGGGGACACCCGGGGCGGGCGACCGCTCGCGGTCTGTGGAGGCAGGTGCCTCAGGCGGTGCGGAACGAACCCGTCGCCGTGCGGAACGAACCGGTCACGGTGCGCGTCGAGGACGTCGCGGTGCCGGGACGGCGGAACTGCGTGTCGACGAAGCGGCCGAGTGCTCGGCCGGTGCCGGTGCCGGTGTAGCTGCCGACCGGGCTGCGGGTCGCGTCGCCTGTGAAGGCGCCGAGCTCGGCGCGGGTCTCGAGGCCGGTCACGTAGGCGCCGCCCAGGGGGTTCTGACGGTTCTGCATGGGTGCTCCTCGTCGTCGTGCCGAGGTCCGCAGGTCACCGAGCCGGCGACCGCGACGCCGTCGGCTGGATGACCACCACTCTACGCACTTGTCTTGCATCATGCAAAACAAGCGCGTGTCGGAGACTCAGGCGAGCAGCTCGCAGAAGTTCCGGCCCTCGGCCGTCCAGCTCTGCCGCGGGACCATCCCGGCGTCCGCCGCGTGCCGGTGCAGGGCGTCGAGGCCGACCTCGGCCCACGGGAACCCGGCGCTCTCGTTGCCGTCGGCGTCCACCACCCGCGCGGTGTACACGCGGTCGGCCGCGGCTTCGGGGTTCGTCTCGACGATGACCCGGCCGCCGGCTCGTACGATCTCGCGGCAGCGGGCGAGTAGGGCCGTCGGGTCACCACCGATGCCGATGTTGCCGTCGATCACCAGCGCGGTGTCCCAGTGACCCTCGTCGGGCACGGCGTCGAACACGGAACCCTGCAGGGCGGTGCCGCCGGCGCGCTGCGCGATGGCCACGGCCTCGGCGGAGACGTCGACGCCGAGCGCCGGGATGCCCCGGGACCGTGCGGCGACGAGCATCCGGCCCGGACCACAGCCGATGTCGATGACCCCGCCGTCGACGTCGTCGAGGAGCGAGCGGTCGACGCGGTCGGCGGCGGCGCTCCAGCGGCCGACGTCCATCGTGGTGACGGCGTCGGGGCGGTCGGCATCGGTCAGGCGCAGGTGGCCGTCGGTGCGCAGGGCACGGGCGTACGGTTCGCCGCCGCCGGCACCGAACGAGACGGGTGCGTGCATGGTCATCGGGTGCTCCCCACGGTCTCGGCACGGAGTGCCCGGGTGAAGTCGGAGTCGGGAGCGAGGTCGGCGACCCGCTCGGCGTCCGGGATCGTGTCGACGTCGAGCAGCTCCCCGAGCACGCCCACGTCGAGTCCGGCGTCGGTCAGGCGTGCGAGCTGCACGGCTCCGGTGTCGTCGCGCGACATCGGGACGCCGCGCAGCAGGTCCCCGGTGGGCTGTCGCAGGTACAGCGACCAGAAGCCGCCGTCCTCGGCCGGGCCGAACCAGGCGTCGCGGGCGGCGTCCTCGAACACCGGGGCGAGGTCCGCGGTGGACACCTGCGGGGTGTCCATGCCGACGAGCAGCAGTGGAGCGTCGACGGCGTCGAACAGGAACCCGAGGCGCTCGTCCAGACCGCCACCGGGCTGGTGCAGCACCTCGAACCCCTCGGCCGAAGCCGGCACGACGTCGCCGTCGAAGAACAGGACCCGGCGGGCCGCGGGCAGTGCGCGGACGGTCGCCAGGGTGTCGGCGAGGCTCGCGGACGCGA
Encoded here:
- a CDS encoding GNAT family N-acetyltransferase, whose amino-acid sequence is MAAAPEVRNDTDKQQYSLIEDGEVIGLAAYEIDGDEIRFVHTEVDPEHRGGGHASILVQHALDDVRASSSRRVVAQCSYVHAWIERHPDYQELTTR
- a CDS encoding DNA-methyltransferase — encoded protein: MRRGDDRGPDRVVLGDALDVVPAYPDGSFTLVYLDPPFNTGRYQRRHATSAVPKADGPVMGFHGRTYERVRGDLMRFDDRFEDYWSFLEPRLIEAWRLLAADGTLYLHLDYRESHYAKVLLDALFGRESFLNEIVWAYDFGAKSKTRWPTKHDTILVYVKDPSRYWFDSEAVDREPYMAPGLVTPEKRERGKLPTDVWWHTIVSPTGREKTGYPTQKPEGVLRRIVQASSREGDWVLDFFAGSGTTGAVAQALGRRYVLVDDNPAAIDVMRKRLPGASFEVAGAPEAAAGDAAPAV
- a CDS encoding MDR family MFS transporter, whose amino-acid sequence is MTQTATAPAAPTTASNVVMNHRQILLVIYGLMAGMFLGALDQTIVGTAIRTIGDDLHGLDQQAWVTTGYLIASTVTTPIYGKLSDIFGRRPLFITAIGIFIVGSFAASFSDSMLMLAGFRALQGLGAGGLMSLPLAIMGDMLAPRERAKYQGYFLAVFGISSVIGPLVGGVFAGADQLLFIAGWRWVFLINVPIGIIALFMVLTFLHLPKFGDRGKPRIDWWGATLVIVTLVPLLLIAEQGREWGWDSPAAFACYAIGALGLIAFIIVERAMGDDAILPMKLFGSRVFSMSAILSVLVGFGMFGAMLTIPLYLQIVKGVTPTESGFAMLPMVLGLMISSIASGQIISRTGNYQVFPITGTAFTAIGFTVLTFLTADRPLWFLMLGMFGIGLGLGQLMQTLTLAAQNSVSPRDIGVATSAATFFRQIGGTMGTAVLLSVLFTLMPTNISAAMQNESDLKSALNAAMTPSVANASKNQGVMDEIWAKIVDPVQKKVQDGLDQGTAQAKQAADAAVTKQVTAAVQQQVAAGTVPAAAADTIIAQQVDDAKPAAEQQALETAATKANASVVDSKLQIDYSDKGQRENVVDQVAPTLIKQLKSGDSAASSSTDSATSDTSFLNGADPRLSRPFLVGFSDSAVRVYYVGLAVILLAFVLTWFFRVPPLRKTSALQEQADAARTAAGAGSDGSAAAAAAAAAPGAAPVPTGSSSAEVPTSPDVPTSPDVQPRSARATGASDVSVLPHGVDDTRAPLPNATTHGAHSAAAPVDEPPTTTGAIRTRAAHAAPVVEPDAQGAGADAAEASRASRPDADDAHAHGRHSAE
- the pgm gene encoding phosphoglucomutase (alpha-D-glucose-1,6-bisphosphate-dependent) — encoded protein: MNDRAGTPATADDLVDLDELLAAYHDRVPDVSAPEQKVVFGTSGHRGSSLDTAFNDTHIAAITQAIVEYRRDQGTDGPLFIGRDTHALSAPAEQTALQVLAANGVRVLADSQDGFVPTPALSHAIIRYNRAGNPDTADGIVITPSHNPPRDGGFKYNPPHGGPADSHATSWIANRANAIIEGGNAEVQRTEDAAPERYDFLNTYVADLENIIDIAAIKRAGVKIGADPLGGASLPYWNAIRDHYGLDLTVVNPEVDPTWAFMTLDWDGKIRMDPSSPSAMASVLARKDDFDVLTGNDADSDRHGIVTPDGGLMNPNHYLAVAIEYLYAHRPEWRDDAAIGKTLVSSSIIDRVAESLGRRLWEVPVGFKWFVPGLIDGSVAFGGEESAGASFLRTDGTAWTTDKDGIILALLASEIVAVTGKTPSQLYAELTERFGAPVYQRVDAAASKEQKARLGKLDGDAITADTLAGDPITAKLSKAPGNDAAVGGVKVVTDKAWFAARPSGTEDVYKIYAESFVGQEHLEQVQREAKEIVDAALGA
- a CDS encoding class I SAM-dependent methyltransferase → MTMHAPVSFGAGGGEPYARALRTDGHLRLTDADRPDAVTTMDVGRWSAAADRVDRSLLDDVDGGVIDIGCGPGRMLVAARSRGIPALGVDVSAEAVAIAQRAGGTALQGSVFDAVPDEGHWDTALVIDGNIGIGGDPTALLARCREIVRAGGRVIVETNPEAAADRVYTARVVDADGNESAGFPWAEVGLDALHRHAADAGMVPRQSWTAEGRNFCELLA
- a CDS encoding DUF2064 domain-containing protein, producing the protein MTATHASDAARADVTVAVVAKECLPGKVKTRLTPALSPEGAARVASASLADTLATVRALPAARRVLFFDGDVVPASAEGFEVLHQPGGGLDERLGFLFDAVDAPLLLVGMDTPQVSTADLAPVFEDAARDAWFGPAEDGGFWSLYLRQPTGDLLRGVPMSRDDTGAVQLARLTDAGLDVGVLGELLDVDTIPDAERVADLAPDSDFTRALRAETVGSTR